A genomic window from Solanum dulcamara chromosome 11, daSolDulc1.2, whole genome shotgun sequence includes:
- the LOC129872578 gene encoding uncharacterized protein LOC129872578, translating into MESFNAMTQGGELVSRFISLPKAVADMVEVEFDNGNVYNLSAEYLRICSPAVVSGRRHVGIMSAEPIGIMRLLFGDLHKTGIFMWNYLYHLGSNKFTLMRDYINTLKKHGLSRDPPSPRRNNCNEAIKDANGQVKQL; encoded by the exons ATGGAGTCCTTCAATGCCATGACTCAAGGTGGTGAGCTTGTCAGCAGGTTTATTAGCCTCCCTAAAGCAGTGGCTGATATG GTAGAGGTGGAGTTTGACAATGGTAATGTGTACAATTTGTCAGCTGAGTATTTGAGAATATGTAGCCCAGCT GTCGTATCTGGGAGGCGACATGTAGGAATTATGTCTGCTGAGCCTATTGGAATTATGAG GTTATTGTTTGGAGACTTGCATAAGACTGGCATTTTCATGTGGAACTACCTCTACCATCTTGGGAGCAACAAGTTCACTCTCATGAGAGATTACATCAATACTCTAAAGAAACATGGACTTAGCCGGGATCCTCCCAGTCCCAGAAGAAA TAATTGCAATGAGGCAATAAAGGATGCAAATGGGCAGGTTAAGCAACTCTGA
- the LOC129874369 gene encoding transcription termination factor MTEF1, chloroplastic-like — MKAAKFNAFSQFRFLFFNSKTLNPLNPNIFRFRFLTVAAALPSPEKTLEDQAEELSSTCKDSSDLLKQWGCTEDDISKIFQRRPSLRRMEQTLLQSKLKILSDLGIPSSDLTKIINCRPRFLDSRIDRCLEERLEFFQTLFGTKEILLKAIVRNPSLLTYDFRKQIKPMVAFYEQLGLSRSELTSMLLARPTLIPRTSLDDEKMDYIQRTGVEKGTSMYKHVVALFAISRSETIRQKVANLEKHGFTEDEVFRLFGRSPFLLTLSVDKVQRNMTYILGTMKLSAYLVRDNPCLLFLNLETAIKPRYLLGAKIDDMGLVPQVKGPSLLRAMRMTEKRFIKAFINCHPEDVAHELMEYYTKVKGVRRLAESSRKQLYKGFPF, encoded by the coding sequence ATGAAAGCAGCTAAGTTCAATGCTTTTTCCCAATTTCGTTTCCTGTTTTTCAATTCTAAAACCTTAAATCCCTTAAACCCTAACATATTCAGATTCAGATTCCTCACAGTAGCTGCTGCCTTGCCTTCTCCTGAAAAAACCCTAGAAGACCAAGCAGAAGAGCTCAGTAGTACTTGCAAAGACTCATCAGATTTGCTTAAGCAATGGGGTTGCACTGAAGATGACATTTCCAAGATTTTTCAGCGTCGCCCGTCTTTGCGCAGAATGGAACAAACACTCCTTCAGTCAAAGCTCAAAATTCTGAGTGATTTAGGTATACCATCATCTGACCTCACCAAGATTATTAATTGCCGTCCTCGTTTCCTTGATAGTCGGATTGATCGTTGCTTGGAAGAACGTCTTGAATTTTTTCAAACTTTGTTTGGTACTAAAGAAATTCTTCTCAAGGCTATTGTTCGAAATCCGTCGTTGCTTACTTATGACTTCCGTAAACAGATTAAACCAATGGTTGCATTTTATGAACAATTGGGTCTTAGCAGAAGTGAGTTAACCTCCATGCTTTTAGCTCGACCAACTCTGATACCAAGAACCTCTTTGGATGATGAGAAGATGGATTATATTCAAAGAACTGGTGTGGAAAAGGGTACTTCGATGTATAAACATGTGGTTGCCTTGTTTGCTATTTCACGGTCTGAGACTATCCGTCAGAAGGTGGCTAATTTGGAGAAACATGGTTTTACTGAAGATGAAGTCTTTAGGCTTTTTGGACGGTCTCCATTTTTGTTAACATTGTCTGTTGATAAGGTTCAGAGAAACATGACTTATATATTGGGTACAATGAAGCTTTCTGCATATTTGGTTCGTGATAACCCGTGTTTGCTGTTCCTCAATTTGGAGACTGCTATAAAGCCAAGGTATTTATTAGGGGCAAAGATAGATGATATGGGTCTGGTTCCTCAAGTGAAGGGTCCTTCATTGTTAAGAGCAATGAGGATGACGGAAAAGCGGTTCATCAAGGCCTTTATAAATTGCCATCCAGAAGACGTGGCTCATGAATTGATGGAATACTATACAAAAGTTAAAGGTGTTAGAAGGTTGGCAGAATCCTCCAGGAAACAATTATACAAAGGATTTCCGTTTTGA
- the LOC129873702 gene encoding uncharacterized protein LOC129873702 has product MVNDELKKSPDNPKAANGEKREELFSPRFRSVAAMAGWDEEALLIASLVVEETPDRQHKQKRLLGLQHFVTPPTNSRRKRRAQKKNPASIRVAVIDLDGNDDTAKKETEKKKLEQKFTGKGDEEGVEASEEQDSCVSSSGSAILCMDRLREELSCAICLEICFEPSTTPCGHSFCRKCLRSAADKCGTRCPKCRHIISNGRSCTVNTVLWNTIQLVFPKEVEARKAAGALNSREAQHQSPARTVANHFNISRSRIDRVLALHSPDSGSRNPQQRSSHSMRRRNVRPSGTSSRNGDISLRTRRALPPSQNEDAALAMQLQREEFKETFRTRRSDEQYRNALALARVNLRAMASTAINNIRVRGRGT; this is encoded by the exons ATGGTGAATGACGAGTTGAAGAAGAGTCCCGATAACCCAAAAGCCGCGAATGGTGAAAAACGGGAGGAGTTGTTCAGCCCAAGATTCAGATCAGTGGCTGCAATGGCGGGTTGGGACGAAGAGGCTCTGCTGATAGCTAGTCTTGTTGTCGAAGAAACTCCTGATCGCCAGCATAAACAAAAGAGACTTCTTGGTTTGCAGCATTTTGTGACTCCGCCTACGAATTCCAGAAG gaAACGAAGGGCTCAGAAGAAGAACCCTGCTTCCATACGTGTTGCTGTTATTGATCTTGATGGCAATGATGACACTGCAAAAAAAG AAACTGAGAAAAAGAAGCTAGAGCAAAAATTCACTGGAAAAGGAGATGAGGAAGGAGTCGAAGCATCAGAAGAACAGGACTCTTGTGTTTCCTCTTCTGGTTCAGCCATTCTGTGCATGGATAGACTTCGTGAAGAACTTTCTTGTGCC ATCTGTTTGGAGATTTGTTTTGAACCCAGTACCACTCCTTGTGGACACAG TTTCTGTAGAAAGTGTTTGCGATCTGCTGCAGACAAATGTGGGACGCGATGCCCCAAGTGCAGACATATTATCAG CAATGGAAGATCTTGCACTGTAAACACAGTCCTTTGGAATACAATTCAACTTGTATTTCCCAAAGAAGTGGAAGCAAGAAAAGCAGCAGGAGCTTTAAATAGTAGAGAAGCTCAGCATCAAAGTCCAGCAAGAACTGTGGCCAATCATTTTAATATTTCAAGAAGCAGAATAGATAGGGTCCTAGCATTACATAGTCCAGATTCTGGATCTCGAAATCCACAACAAAGGAGCTCTCACTCTATGAGAAGACGAAATGTGAGGCCTTCTGGAACATCAAGCAGAAACGGAGACATTAGCTTAAGGACAAGGAGAGCATTACCACCGAGCCAGAATGAGGATGCTGCATTAGCAATGCAACTGCAGAGAGAGGAGTTTAAGGAGACGTTTAGGACAAGGCGCTCTGATGAGCAGTACAGGAACGCTCTTGCTCTAGCCAGAGTGAATTTGAGGGCCATGGCATCAACAGCTATTAACAACATTCGTGTTAGAGGGCGAGGAACATAA
- the LOC129874532 gene encoding serine/threonine protein phosphatase 2A 57 kDa regulatory subunit B' theta isoform-like: MIKQILNRLPRKPSKSGENRDGGTSTFQSNASNSSRGSDLSNSRPGSLNAPSLSGITGSSAPGLNHGDRLPQAINAKVNGHAAVFSYEALPNLRDVPAAEKQNLFIKKLNLCCILFDFSDPTKNLKEKEIKRQTLVELVDYVTSANGKFTETVMQEAIKMVSVNLFRPPTPQPRENKVLEGFDLEEDEPLMDPAWPHLQIAYEFLLRFVASPETDAKLAKRYIDHSFVLRLLDLFDSEDPREREYLKTVLHRIYGKFMVHRPFIRKSINNIFYRFIFETEKHNGIAELLEILGSIINGFALPLKEEHKLFLVRALIPLHKPKCVQMYHQQLSYCITQFVEKDCKLADTVIRGLLKYWPITNSSKEVMFIGELEEVLEATQPPEFQRCMVPLFRRINRCLSSSHFQVAERALFLWNNDHVENLIKQNRKVVLPIIFPALEKNARGHWNQAVQSLTLNVRKIFSDVDPELFEECLRKFEEDQAHEEENKTKREMTWKRLEEIAAMKAASNEPVLVSHRITPHSSTG; encoded by the exons ATGATCAAGCAGATACTCAATAGGCTCCCACGGAAGCCGTCCAAGTCGGGAGAAAATCGTGATGGAGGAACCTCTACATTTCAGTCAAATGCTTCAAATAGTTCGAGAGGCAGTGACTTGTCTAATTCTCGACCAGGGAGTTTGAATGCTCCATCGCTTTCAGGCATCACTGGTTCTTCAGCTCCAGGACTGAATCATGGAGATAGACTTCCACAGGCTATAAATGCTAAGGTGAATGGACATGCAGCAGTTTTCTCGTATGAGGCATTGCCTAATTTGAGGGATGTACCAGCTGCTGAGAAGCAAAACTTGTTCATCAAAAAGCTGAACTTGTGTTGTATCTTGTTTGACTTTTCTGACCCAACTAAAAActtgaaagaaaaagagatcAAGCGTCAGACATTGGTGGAGCTAGTTGATTATGTTACTTCTGCAAATGGGAAATTTACAGAAACAGTCATGCAAGAAGCAATCAAGATGGTATCTGTAAATTTATTCAGACCTCCTACTCCCCAGCCTCGCGAAAACAAAGTTTTGGAAGGTTTTGACTTGGAAGAAGACGAACCATTGATGGACCCTGCATGGCCTCATTTGCAAATTGCGTATGAGTTCCTCCTCAGGTTTGTGGCATCACCAGAGACGGATGCAAAATTGGCTAAGAGATACATTGATCACTCATTTGTCCTAAGGTTATTAGATCTCTTTGATTCAGAAGATCCAAGAGAAAGAGAGTACTTGAAGACTGTACTTCACCGCATATATGGAAAGTTCATGGTGCACCGCCCATTCATTAGGAAATCAATCAACAATATATTTTATCGGTTTATTTTTGAAACTGAGAAACACAATGGAATAGCAGAACTTTTAGAAATTTTGGGCAGTATAATCAATGGATTTGCTCTACCACTAAAGGAAGAACACAAATTGTTCCTTGTTCGAGCTCTTATTCCACTTCATAAACCAAAGTGCGTACAAATGTATCATCAGCAGTTATCTTACTGCATAACACAATTTGTGGAAAAGGACTGCAAGCTTGCTGATACTGTCATAAGAGGTTTGTTGAAATATTGGCCTATCACAAACAGTTCAAAGGAGGTAATGTTCATAGGTGAGCTGGAAGAGGTCTTAGAAGCAACTCAGCCTCCAGAGTTTCAGCGCTGTATGGTTCCCTTGTTTCGTCGGATCAATCGTTGCTTGAGCAGCTCACACTTTCAG GTGGCTGAGAGGGCTTTGTTCCTTTGGAACAATGATCATGTTGAGAACCTAATCAAACAAAATCGTAAAGTTGTATTACCAATAATCTTTCCTGCCTTGGAAAAGAATGCGAGAGGCCACTGGAATCAGGCAGTACAAAGTTTGACATTGAATGTCCGCAAAATCTTCTCTGATGTTGATCCTGAACTCTTTGAAGAATGTTTGCGCAAATTTGAAGAAGATCAGGCTCATGAAGAAGAGAACAAGACAAAACGTGAAATGACTTGGAAACGGTTAGAGGAGATTGCAGCAATGAAAGCTGCTAGCAATGAGCCAGTGCTAGtttctcataggataactcctcatTCATCCACAGGCTAG
- the LOC129873583 gene encoding AUGMIN subunit 6-like isoform X1, whose product MTMDREKEREIELESAMYTNCLLLGLDPSIIGIVANNGTPRVGFFRHSNPKLGEQLLYFLLSSLRGPAQSAKDFDKVWPIFDSAQSRDFRKVVQGIISELESQGALPRSNSRVSSLATCCGPRFVELLWQLSLHALREVHRRTFAADVASNPLPASLTDVAFSHAATLLPVTKARIALERRRFLKNAEIAVHRQATWSNLAHEMTAEFRGLSAEEAYLQQELEKLHDIRNKVKLEGDLWDELVSSSSQNSHMVQRATRLWDSLLSRQNQHEILASGPIEDLIAHREHRYRISGSALLAAMDQSSAAPPRDLVSSHPDNEERSERSPAGVNREMHVNNPGSSHTQANDERFSRVDERTARGHPTIDIAEVLRRWTHALQRIHKQSLQLAKVNDGEGPELLRSSHDGGTSGHAESLSATLAEHRQHLASIQVLINQLKEVGPAIQNSITQLTEEVNSVSSSLLPMAEHHARSHSLVQAQHSSRTSENSTDDIAEMTSKMSSMHFEKASASSPALKLPPLFSLTPNSSGKSGNMQKRQVSAQASQTENMHEKTSPDLQISNNSMDKSPQADDDTSFVQNLKRSVREAALSSQSYYPESSQDSRSDDSSEHYFIPVPGVGFSHLGNKSNLLRSKKLLGPEPDSSFLGNHAPHSHVGIKSEGLPDLFNDLRSLDDYDGIDGFLSTIGSNSSVSDACRSFYDMEEAEDQVFSPPLLMDMSLLADSYEDLLAPLSETETALMKH is encoded by the exons ATGACGATGGACAGAGAGAAGGAGAGGGAGATTGAGTTAGAGAGTGCAATGTACACTAACTGTTTGTTATTAGGCCTGGATCCATCGATCATCGGAATCGTAGCTAACAATGGCACTCCTCGTGTTGGATTTTTTCGTCATTCAAACCCTAAATTGGGAGAACAGCTTCTTTACTTCTTACTTTCTTCTCTTAGAGGCCCTGCTCAATCCGCCAAG GATTTCGATAAGGTTTGGCCAATATTTGATTCGGCGCAATCTCGTGATTTTCGCAAG GTTGTGCAAGGAATTATAAGCGAGTTGGAATCGCAAGGCGCACTTCCTAGAAGCAATTCAAGGGTCTCATCTCTTGCGACATGCTGTGGACCAAG ATTCGTCGAACTTCTATGGCAACTCTCACTGCATGCTTTGAGGGAAGTTCATAGGCGAACATTTGCTGCTGATGTTGCTTCTAACCCGTTACCTGCCTCATTGACGGATGTAGCTTTCTCACATGCAGCCACCTTGCTTCCTGTAACCAAG GCTAGGATTGCTCTTGAAAGAAGAAGGTTTCTGAAAAATGCCGAAATAGCAGTTCACAGACAGGCTACGTGGTCTAATTTGGCTCATGAGATGACAGCTGAGTTTCGAGGCCTTTCTGCTGAAGAG GCTTATTTGCAGCAAGAACTTGAAAAACTGCATGATATTAGAAATAAAGTAAAGTTGGAAGGTGATCTGTGGGATGAGCTTGTATCAAGCTCAAGTCAAAACTCACATATGGTGCAAAGAGCTACTCGCTTGTGGGACTCTTTGCTATCTCGCCAGA ATCAGCACGAGATTCTTGCTTCTGGCCCAATAGAGGATCTTATAGCTCATCGTGAGCATAG ataTCGCATATCTGGGTCGGCTTTGCTTGCAGCCATGGATCAAAGTTCTGCGGCTCCACCTCGTGATTTAGTTTCATCACATCCAGATAATGAAGAACGGTCTGAAAGATCACCAGCAGGTGTAAATAGAGAAATGCATGTGAACAATCCTGGTTCTTCTCATACTCAAGCAAATGATGAGAGGTTTTCTCGAGTTGATGAAAGGACTGCTAGAGGCCATCCAACTATTGATATAGCTGAAGTGTTGAGGCGTTGGACACATGCCTTACAACGAATTCATAAGCAGTCACTTCAATTA GCAAAAGTAAATGATGGAGAGGGTCCAGAGCTTCTGAGAAGCTCACATGATGGTGGTACGAGTGGTCACGCAGAATCCTTGAGTGCAACACTTGCTGAACATCGGCAGCACCTAGCAAGTATACAG GTGCTCATAAATCAACTGAAGGAAGTTGGTCCAGCTATACAGAATTCAATTACACAGCTTACAGAAGAAGTCAATAGTGTTTCATCCAGTCTTCTCCCCATGGCCGAACATCATGCTAGATCACATTCACTGGTCCAAGCACAGCATAGCAGCAGAACATCG GAGAACAGCACTGACGATATAGCTGAGATGACCTCAAAAATGTCGTCCATGCATTTTGAAAAGGCATCAGCCAGTTCCCCTGCCTTAAAACTTCCACCTTTGTTTAGTTTAACACCAAATTCTTCCGGAAAAAGTGGGAACATGCAGAAGAGACAGGTCTCGGCTCAAGCCAGCCAAACAGAAAATATGCATGAGAAAACATCTCCAGATCTGcaaatatcaaataattcaatGGATAAGTCACCACAAG CAGATGATGACACTAGCTTTGTCCAAAATTTGAAGAGATCTGTCAGAGAAGCTGCACTTTCCTCCCAATCTTACTATCCGGAATCATCTCAAGATAGCCGTTCTGATGATAGCTCTGAGCACTATTTTATACCTGTACCAGGGGTTGGGTTTTCTCATTTGGGTAACAAATCAAACTTATTGAGAAGTAAAAAGTTGCTCGGGCCTGAACCCGATTCATCTTTTCTTGGGAATCATGCTCCACACAGTCATGTGGGCATCAAGTCAGAGGGACTTCCTGACTTATTTAATGATCTGCGATCTCTTGATGACTATGATGGAATAGATGGTTTTCTTTCGACCATCGGTTCGAACTCTTCAGTTTCTGATGCTTGCAGGTCATTTTATGACATGGAAGAAGCTGAAGATCAAGTATTTTCTCCTCCTTTGCTTATGGATATGTCACTGTTGGCAGACTCGTACGAAGATTTACTTG CACCTTTATCAGAAACTGAAACTGCATTAATGAAGCACTGA
- the LOC129873583 gene encoding AUGMIN subunit 6-like isoform X2, translating to MTMDREKEREIELESAMYTNCLLLGLDPSIIGIVANNGTPRVGFFRHSNPKLGEQLLYFLLSSLRGPAQSAKDFDKVWPIFDSAQSRDFRKVVQGIISELESQGALPRSNSRVSSLATCCGPRFVELLWQLSLHALREVHRRTFAADVASNPLPASLTDVAFSHAATLLPVTKARIALERRRFLKNAEIAVHRQATWSNLAHEMTAEFRGLSAEEAYLQQELEKLHDIRNKVKLEGDLWDELVSSSSQNSHMVQRATRLWDSLLSRQNQHEILASGPIEDLIAHREHRYRISGSALLAAMDQSSAAPPRDLVSSHPDNEERSERSPAGVNREMHVNNPGSSHTQANDERFSRVDERTARGHPTIDIAEVLRRWTHALQRIHKQSLQLAKVNDGEGPELLRSSHDGGTSGHAESLSATLAEHRQHLASIQVLINQLKEVGPAIQNSITQLTEEVNSVSSSLLPMAEHHARSHSLVQAQHSSRTSENSTDDIAEMTSKMSSMHFEKASASSPALKLPPLFSLTPNSSGKSGNMQKRQVSAQASQTENMHEKTSPDLQISNNSMDKSPQDDDTSFVQNLKRSVREAALSSQSYYPESSQDSRSDDSSEHYFIPVPGVGFSHLGNKSNLLRSKKLLGPEPDSSFLGNHAPHSHVGIKSEGLPDLFNDLRSLDDYDGIDGFLSTIGSNSSVSDACRSFYDMEEAEDQVFSPPLLMDMSLLADSYEDLLAPLSETETALMKH from the exons ATGACGATGGACAGAGAGAAGGAGAGGGAGATTGAGTTAGAGAGTGCAATGTACACTAACTGTTTGTTATTAGGCCTGGATCCATCGATCATCGGAATCGTAGCTAACAATGGCACTCCTCGTGTTGGATTTTTTCGTCATTCAAACCCTAAATTGGGAGAACAGCTTCTTTACTTCTTACTTTCTTCTCTTAGAGGCCCTGCTCAATCCGCCAAG GATTTCGATAAGGTTTGGCCAATATTTGATTCGGCGCAATCTCGTGATTTTCGCAAG GTTGTGCAAGGAATTATAAGCGAGTTGGAATCGCAAGGCGCACTTCCTAGAAGCAATTCAAGGGTCTCATCTCTTGCGACATGCTGTGGACCAAG ATTCGTCGAACTTCTATGGCAACTCTCACTGCATGCTTTGAGGGAAGTTCATAGGCGAACATTTGCTGCTGATGTTGCTTCTAACCCGTTACCTGCCTCATTGACGGATGTAGCTTTCTCACATGCAGCCACCTTGCTTCCTGTAACCAAG GCTAGGATTGCTCTTGAAAGAAGAAGGTTTCTGAAAAATGCCGAAATAGCAGTTCACAGACAGGCTACGTGGTCTAATTTGGCTCATGAGATGACAGCTGAGTTTCGAGGCCTTTCTGCTGAAGAG GCTTATTTGCAGCAAGAACTTGAAAAACTGCATGATATTAGAAATAAAGTAAAGTTGGAAGGTGATCTGTGGGATGAGCTTGTATCAAGCTCAAGTCAAAACTCACATATGGTGCAAAGAGCTACTCGCTTGTGGGACTCTTTGCTATCTCGCCAGA ATCAGCACGAGATTCTTGCTTCTGGCCCAATAGAGGATCTTATAGCTCATCGTGAGCATAG ataTCGCATATCTGGGTCGGCTTTGCTTGCAGCCATGGATCAAAGTTCTGCGGCTCCACCTCGTGATTTAGTTTCATCACATCCAGATAATGAAGAACGGTCTGAAAGATCACCAGCAGGTGTAAATAGAGAAATGCATGTGAACAATCCTGGTTCTTCTCATACTCAAGCAAATGATGAGAGGTTTTCTCGAGTTGATGAAAGGACTGCTAGAGGCCATCCAACTATTGATATAGCTGAAGTGTTGAGGCGTTGGACACATGCCTTACAACGAATTCATAAGCAGTCACTTCAATTA GCAAAAGTAAATGATGGAGAGGGTCCAGAGCTTCTGAGAAGCTCACATGATGGTGGTACGAGTGGTCACGCAGAATCCTTGAGTGCAACACTTGCTGAACATCGGCAGCACCTAGCAAGTATACAG GTGCTCATAAATCAACTGAAGGAAGTTGGTCCAGCTATACAGAATTCAATTACACAGCTTACAGAAGAAGTCAATAGTGTTTCATCCAGTCTTCTCCCCATGGCCGAACATCATGCTAGATCACATTCACTGGTCCAAGCACAGCATAGCAGCAGAACATCG GAGAACAGCACTGACGATATAGCTGAGATGACCTCAAAAATGTCGTCCATGCATTTTGAAAAGGCATCAGCCAGTTCCCCTGCCTTAAAACTTCCACCTTTGTTTAGTTTAACACCAAATTCTTCCGGAAAAAGTGGGAACATGCAGAAGAGACAGGTCTCGGCTCAAGCCAGCCAAACAGAAAATATGCATGAGAAAACATCTCCAGATCTGcaaatatcaaataattcaatGGATAAGTCACCACAAG ATGATGACACTAGCTTTGTCCAAAATTTGAAGAGATCTGTCAGAGAAGCTGCACTTTCCTCCCAATCTTACTATCCGGAATCATCTCAAGATAGCCGTTCTGATGATAGCTCTGAGCACTATTTTATACCTGTACCAGGGGTTGGGTTTTCTCATTTGGGTAACAAATCAAACTTATTGAGAAGTAAAAAGTTGCTCGGGCCTGAACCCGATTCATCTTTTCTTGGGAATCATGCTCCACACAGTCATGTGGGCATCAAGTCAGAGGGACTTCCTGACTTATTTAATGATCTGCGATCTCTTGATGACTATGATGGAATAGATGGTTTTCTTTCGACCATCGGTTCGAACTCTTCAGTTTCTGATGCTTGCAGGTCATTTTATGACATGGAAGAAGCTGAAGATCAAGTATTTTCTCCTCCTTTGCTTATGGATATGTCACTGTTGGCAGACTCGTACGAAGATTTACTTG CACCTTTATCAGAAACTGAAACTGCATTAATGAAGCACTGA